In the genome of Cronobacter malonaticus LMG 23826, one region contains:
- a CDS encoding LysR family transcriptional regulator, translating into MNLALLPDIAVFVQVVESGSFSAAARKLGSTPSSVSRSVSRLERELGCKLLVRTTRKLRLSEAGNGVFQRAASMMDAARDVMAQGGTASHAPQGRVTLGVPKAVGRFVIHPLMEEFLTRYPQVDICLRLEDRYMDLIDDEVDLALRITDSPSPGLYGKPLMPIEHLLCATPDYLARHGTPETPQALRHHSCISLGETATDARWKFRRDGKNVVVQTHGRYAANHTGVRLDAVKRHLGIGSLPRFTASDALAAGEIVQVLPEWEFISSYSGRLWLLWSTSRHMPAKIRALIDYLTEKLC; encoded by the coding sequence ATGAATTTAGCCCTTCTGCCCGATATCGCGGTTTTCGTTCAGGTGGTGGAGAGCGGCAGTTTCTCCGCCGCCGCGCGTAAACTTGGCAGCACGCCCTCCTCCGTCAGCCGCAGCGTCTCCCGCCTGGAGCGCGAGCTGGGCTGCAAGCTGCTGGTTCGCACCACGCGCAAATTGCGCCTGAGCGAGGCGGGCAACGGCGTGTTTCAGCGTGCCGCCAGTATGATGGATGCCGCCCGCGACGTGATGGCTCAGGGCGGCACGGCGTCACACGCGCCGCAAGGGCGCGTGACGCTTGGCGTGCCGAAAGCGGTGGGCCGTTTTGTGATCCATCCGCTAATGGAAGAGTTTCTGACGCGCTACCCGCAGGTGGATATCTGCCTGCGGCTGGAAGACCGGTATATGGATCTGATCGATGACGAGGTGGATCTGGCGCTGCGTATTACCGATTCCCCTTCTCCCGGCCTGTACGGTAAACCGCTGATGCCAATAGAGCATCTGCTGTGCGCCACGCCGGACTATCTCGCGCGCCACGGCACGCCGGAAACGCCGCAGGCATTACGTCATCACAGCTGTATCAGCCTTGGCGAAACGGCGACGGACGCGCGCTGGAAGTTTCGTCGCGACGGGAAAAACGTGGTGGTGCAGACGCACGGGCGTTACGCCGCCAACCATACCGGCGTGCGTCTTGATGCCGTGAAGCGCCATCTGGGCATCGGCAGCCTGCCGCGTTTTACCGCCAGCGACGCGCTGGCGGCAGGCGAGATTGTTCAGGTGCTGCCGGAGTGGGAATTTATCAGCAGCTATTCCGGCAGGCTCTGGCTGTTGTGGTCGACGAGTCGCCATATGCCCGCCAAAATCCGGGCGCTTATCGACTACCTGACGGAAAAGCTGTGCTAA
- the rihC gene encoding ribonucleoside hydrolase RihC, producing MTKTPILLDTDPGIDDAVAIAAALFSPELDLQLITTVAGNVSVEKTTRNALQLLHFWNADVPVAQGAATPLVRALRDAASVHGESGMEGYTFVEHDRLTLDVPAFQAIYERLMTATEPLTLVTIGPLTNIALLLTHYPACKAKIKRLVMMGGSAGRGNFTPNAEFNIAIDPEAAARVFESGIEIVMCGLDVTNQAVLTPDYLAALPSLNRTGKMLHALFSHYRSGSMTTGLRMHDLCAIAWLVKPELFTLTPCFVAVETRGDYTAGTTVVDIEGKLNRPANVQVALGIDVAAFRDWVAQTLTLAP from the coding sequence ATGACAAAAACGCCGATTCTTCTCGATACCGATCCCGGCATTGACGATGCCGTGGCTATCGCCGCCGCGCTGTTTTCACCAGAGCTGGATTTACAGCTCATCACCACTGTCGCAGGGAATGTGTCCGTAGAGAAAACCACCCGCAACGCGCTGCAACTGCTGCATTTCTGGAATGCTGACGTGCCGGTGGCGCAGGGTGCCGCCACGCCGCTGGTGCGCGCGCTGCGCGATGCCGCGTCGGTGCATGGCGAATCGGGAATGGAAGGTTACACGTTTGTCGAACACGACCGGCTGACGCTTGACGTTCCGGCGTTTCAGGCGATTTACGAACGCCTGATGACCGCCACGGAGCCGCTGACGCTCGTCACCATCGGGCCGCTGACTAATATCGCGCTGCTGCTGACGCACTATCCGGCATGTAAAGCGAAAATCAAACGGCTGGTGATGATGGGTGGCTCGGCGGGGCGCGGTAACTTTACTCCCAATGCTGAGTTTAATATTGCTATCGATCCCGAGGCCGCTGCGCGGGTGTTTGAAAGCGGCATTGAGATTGTGATGTGCGGGCTGGATGTCACCAACCAGGCCGTGCTGACGCCTGATTATCTCGCGGCATTGCCCTCGCTTAACCGCACCGGAAAAATGCTGCACGCGCTGTTCAGCCATTACCGCAGCGGCAGCATGACGACGGGCCTGCGTATGCACGATCTCTGTGCCATCGCCTGGCTGGTTAAGCCTGAACTGTTTACGTTAACGCCCTGCTTCGTGGCGGTAGAGACGCGCGGCGACTACACGGCGGGCACCACGGTGGTGGATATTGAAGGCAAGTTAAACCGGCCTGCGAACGTGCAGGTCGCGCTTGGTATCGACGTAGCCGCGTTTCGCGACTGGGTTGCGCAGACGCTCACGCTGGCGCCTTAG
- the ispH gene encoding 4-hydroxy-3-methylbut-2-enyl diphosphate reductase, protein MQILLANPRGFCAGVDRAISIVENALAIYGAPIYVRHEVVHNRYVVDSLRERGAIFIEQISEVPDGAILIFSAHGVSQAVRNEAKSRDLTVFDATCPLVTKVHMEVARSSRRGEEAILIGHAGHPEVEGTMGQYSNPEGGMYLVESPEDVWKITVKDENNLSFMTQTTLSVDDTSEVIDALRSRFPKIVGPRKDDICYATTNRQEAVRALAEQADVVLVVGSKNSSNSNRLAELAQRMGKTAYLIDDANDIQEAWVKTAACVGVTAGASAPDVLVQNVITRLKALGGSDARELTGREENIVFEVPKELRIDAREVQ, encoded by the coding sequence ATGCAGATCCTGTTGGCTAACCCGCGCGGCTTCTGCGCAGGCGTGGACCGCGCTATCAGCATTGTGGAAAACGCGCTGGCCATTTACGGCGCGCCTATTTACGTTCGCCATGAAGTGGTGCATAACCGCTACGTCGTGGACAGCCTGCGCGAGCGCGGCGCGATTTTTATTGAACAAATCAGCGAAGTGCCGGATGGCGCGATCCTGATTTTCTCCGCCCACGGCGTCTCGCAGGCGGTACGCAACGAAGCGAAAAGCCGCGATCTGACGGTGTTTGACGCTACCTGCCCGCTGGTGACCAAAGTGCATATGGAAGTGGCGCGTTCCAGCCGCCGTGGTGAAGAAGCCATTCTTATCGGCCACGCCGGGCACCCGGAAGTGGAAGGCACGATGGGCCAGTACAGCAACCCGGAAGGGGGCATGTATCTGGTGGAATCGCCGGAAGATGTCTGGAAAATTACCGTGAAGGATGAGAATAACCTCTCCTTTATGACCCAGACGACGCTGTCGGTGGACGACACTTCAGAAGTGATCGACGCGCTGCGCAGCCGTTTCCCGAAAATCGTCGGGCCGCGTAAAGATGACATCTGCTACGCCACCACCAACCGTCAGGAAGCCGTGCGCGCGCTGGCGGAGCAGGCGGACGTGGTGTTAGTGGTGGGGTCGAAAAACTCCTCCAACTCCAACCGTCTGGCAGAGCTGGCCCAGCGCATGGGCAAAACGGCGTATCTTATTGACGACGCCAACGACATTCAGGAAGCCTGGGTGAAAACCGCCGCCTGTGTCGGCGTGACCGCGGGCGCCTCGGCACCGGATGTTCTGGTGCAGAACGTCATCACGCGCCTCAAAGCGCTCGGCGGTAGCGACGCCCGTGAGCTGACCGGTCGCGAAGAAAACATCGTTTTCGAAGTGCCGAAGGAGCTGCGGATCGACGCGCGCGAAGTGCAGTAA
- the fkpB gene encoding FKBP-type peptidyl-prolyl cis-trans isomerase, which yields MSTSIQSNSAVLVHFTLKLEDGSTAESSRNSGKPALFRLGDGSLSQGLERELLGLHAGDKKAFTLLPEDAFGTPSPDLIQYFSRREFIDAGEPDIGAIMLFTAMDGSEMPGVIREINGDSITVDFNHPLAGHTLHFDIDVLEIDPALESSDADPVG from the coding sequence ATGTCTACATCAATACAGAGCAACAGCGCGGTGCTTGTGCACTTTACGCTGAAGCTTGAAGACGGCTCCACGGCGGAGTCCAGCCGCAACAGCGGCAAACCCGCGCTGTTTCGCCTGGGCGACGGCTCGCTGTCGCAGGGCCTGGAGCGCGAGTTGCTCGGCCTGCACGCCGGCGACAAAAAAGCGTTTACGCTCCTGCCGGAAGACGCTTTCGGTACCCCAAGCCCGGATCTCATCCAGTACTTCTCCCGCCGCGAGTTTATCGATGCGGGCGAGCCGGATATCGGGGCTATCATGCTCTTTACCGCAATGGATGGCAGCGAAATGCCGGGCGTTATCCGTGAAATCAACGGCGACTCCATCACCGTGGATTTCAACCATCCGCTCGCCGGGCATACCCTTCATTTTGATATAGACGTGCTGGAAATCGATCCGGCGCTGGAGAGTTCTGATGCAGATCCTGTTGGCTAA
- the lspA gene encoding signal peptidase II yields the protein MSKPILSTGLRWLWLVVVVLIVDLGSKALILQHFALGETVSLFPSLNLHYARNYGAAFSFLADKGGWQRWFFAGIAIGICVLLAVMMYRAKASQKLNNIAYALIIGGALGNLFDRLWHGFVVDMIDFYVGDWHFATFNLADTAICIGAALVVLEGFLPSKQKATA from the coding sequence ATGAGTAAACCGATTCTTTCAACCGGTCTGCGCTGGCTGTGGCTGGTGGTGGTCGTGCTGATTGTCGATCTGGGTAGCAAGGCGTTAATCCTCCAGCATTTCGCGCTGGGGGAAACCGTCTCGCTGTTCCCGTCGCTCAATCTGCATTATGCGCGCAACTACGGCGCGGCGTTCAGCTTCCTCGCGGACAAAGGCGGCTGGCAGCGCTGGTTCTTCGCCGGTATCGCTATCGGTATCTGCGTGCTGCTGGCGGTCATGATGTATCGCGCGAAGGCGAGCCAGAAGCTCAACAACATTGCTTACGCGCTGATTATTGGCGGCGCGCTGGGCAATCTGTTTGACCGTCTGTGGCACGGCTTCGTGGTCGATATGATCGACTTCTATGTCGGCGACTGGCACTTCGCGACGTTCAACCTGGCCGACACCGCCATTTGTATCGGCGCGGCGTTAGTCGTGCTGGAAGGCTTCCTGCCTTCTAAACAGAAAGCCACGGCGTAA